The following proteins are encoded in a genomic region of Methylococcales bacterium:
- a CDS encoding YggS family pyridoxal phosphate-dependent enzyme, translating to MKTLKQNFYSVRSQIHQAEMMGGRANDSVKLIAVSKTKPAKDIATLHQLGQQDFGENYLQEALEKQQQLATLNLIWHFIGPIQSNKTKAIAENFSWVHSVERLKIAQRLSHQRPAHLPPLNICLQVNISNEPTKSGVDLQALPSLITEVNALENIRLRGVMAIPAPETDYDLQCQPYRKLYQQIKALNLSTLDTFSFGMTGDLNAAVAEGSTMIRIGTALFGKRVKP from the coding sequence ATGAAGACACTTAAACAAAATTTTTATTCGGTACGCTCACAGATACATCAAGCTGAAATGATGGGGGGACGGGCCAATGATTCCGTTAAACTGATCGCAGTCAGTAAGACTAAACCTGCAAAGGATATAGCGACCCTACATCAATTAGGCCAACAGGATTTTGGAGAAAATTACCTTCAAGAAGCCTTGGAAAAACAACAACAATTAGCCACACTGAATCTCATTTGGCATTTTATCGGCCCGATTCAATCCAATAAAACCAAAGCGATTGCCGAAAATTTTAGTTGGGTGCATAGTGTTGAACGTTTAAAAATTGCCCAACGTTTAAGTCATCAACGTCCCGCACACTTACCGCCATTAAATATTTGTTTACAAGTTAATATCAGCAATGAACCGACTAAATCAGGGGTCGATTTACAGGCATTACCGTCATTAATTACCGAGGTTAATGCCTTAGAAAATATTCGTTTACGTGGAGTGATGGCAATTCCTGCCCCAGAAACAGATTATGATTTACAATGCCAACCCTATCGTAAACTTTATCAACAGATCAAAGCCTTAAACTTATCTACATTGGATACGTTTTCATTTGGAATGACAGGTGACTTAAACGCCGCTGTTGCAGAAGGGTCAACGATGATTCGCATTGGAACCGCTTTATTTGGTAAACGGGTTAAACCATAA